A genomic stretch from Mycobacterium sp. HUMS_12744610 includes:
- a CDS encoding helix-turn-helix domain-containing protein yields the protein MSEANSGGDRSHRRPKRFLSPSQKYEIWLQLVRQEVTIAEAAANHQVDRTTIMRIRTIAKEGALAALAAAKPGAAARQRDYELDAAKAENARLSEALKEMAVRLTLVEGKGRWG from the coding sequence ATGTCCGAAGCAAACTCTGGTGGCGACCGCTCGCACCGTCGCCCGAAGCGGTTCTTGAGCCCGTCGCAGAAGTACGAGATATGGCTGCAGCTGGTACGCCAGGAGGTGACGATCGCCGAGGCCGCCGCCAACCATCAGGTGGATCGCACGACGATCATGCGCATCCGCACGATCGCCAAGGAAGGTGCGCTGGCCGCGCTGGCGGCAGCCAAGCCAGGCGCGGCGGCCCGCCAACGCGACTACGAACTCGATGCCGCCAAGGCCGAGAACGCGCGGCTGTCCGAGGCACTCAAGGAGATGGCCGTGCGGCTGACGTTGGTCGAGGGAAAAGGGCGCTGGGGCTAA
- a CDS encoding transposase, with protein sequence MATKTALLGLLDQAVDEGWTLRQACHALELGELRAHRWIARRAIGQLVDKIPGGSPMHGLLDEEVSEILALFDQWGETDRSHRKLAHRGSYLGRVWVSPSSVRRVLFLADKHFRPLPKPGRSQRKPFPDWVDYKPNSIWIYDTTHFTRAGMAVLIIQDLVSRKWITEVVSAEETSTQVEIGFTDALDIEGLLQAVERRADGLVDIGIDDQARPILLAVSDNGPQMTSGSTREFMAMSAIAQHFGRPGTPTDQAWIESFNGHLKAEFPHLLAIEDPATLRAELAVTRQFWNGVRLHAGIGYVTPNDEHEGRGEAIRKARQAGLESARNRRLAWHRQQRHTQPIQDPDDVV encoded by the coding sequence GTGGCCACCAAGACGGCGCTGTTGGGCTTGCTCGACCAGGCGGTCGATGAAGGTTGGACACTGCGCCAGGCATGCCATGCGTTGGAGCTCGGCGAGCTGCGGGCACATCGCTGGATCGCTCGCCGAGCGATCGGCCAGCTGGTCGACAAGATCCCTGGTGGGTCGCCCATGCATGGGCTGCTCGACGAAGAAGTCAGCGAGATCTTGGCGTTGTTCGACCAGTGGGGCGAGACCGACCGCTCGCACCGCAAGCTTGCTCACCGCGGCTCTTATCTGGGCCGGGTATGGGTGTCACCGTCGAGTGTTCGTCGGGTCCTGTTCTTGGCGGACAAGCACTTTCGACCACTTCCCAAGCCTGGACGTTCTCAACGCAAGCCCTTCCCGGATTGGGTGGACTACAAGCCGAACTCGATCTGGATTTACGATACGACGCACTTCACCAGGGCGGGGATGGCAGTGTTGATCATTCAGGATTTGGTCTCGCGCAAGTGGATCACCGAGGTCGTCTCCGCTGAGGAAACCTCCACCCAGGTCGAGATCGGGTTCACCGACGCGCTCGACATCGAGGGACTCCTGCAGGCCGTTGAGCGACGCGCCGACGGCCTGGTCGATATCGGCATCGACGACCAGGCCCGGCCGATCCTGCTCGCGGTGTCCGATAACGGTCCCCAGATGACGTCGGGCTCGACGCGGGAGTTCATGGCCATGTCTGCGATCGCCCAGCACTTCGGACGCCCCGGAACGCCGACCGATCAAGCCTGGATCGAGAGTTTCAACGGGCACCTCAAGGCCGAGTTCCCGCACCTGCTCGCGATCGAGGACCCCGCCACCCTGCGCGCCGAACTTGCCGTCACCCGCCAATTCTGGAACGGAGTCCGGTTGCACGCCGGCATCGGCTATGTCACGCCCAACGACGAACACGAAGGACGAGGGGAGGCCATCCGCAAAGCACGCCAAGCCGGGCTCGAATCCGCCCGCAACCGCCGACTTGCCTGGCACCGCCAGCAAAGGCACACTCAACCCATACAGGATCCCGACGATGTTGTCTGA
- a CDS encoding cytotoxic translational repressor of toxin-antitoxin stability system → MTWPAPTRADHDAFCRLEGWTPVRDALGRTGTHHITYELRLPDGRVLRTRISHPPNRQTYGPRLWAHILRDQLQVDESTFWAAVRDNKCPARASVQETAEAVPAEVAALLVNRVGLSRKDIAGLTRDEAIGRLNQFWTEGR, encoded by the coding sequence GTGACATGGCCCGCACCCACTCGGGCGGATCACGACGCCTTCTGCCGCCTGGAAGGGTGGACGCCTGTCCGTGATGCGCTCGGCCGCACCGGAACTCACCACATCACATACGAACTCCGTCTACCCGATGGGCGGGTCCTTCGGACTCGCATTTCTCACCCGCCGAATCGCCAGACCTACGGCCCGCGCCTGTGGGCCCATATTTTGCGTGATCAGTTACAGGTCGACGAGTCCACTTTCTGGGCCGCGGTACGTGACAACAAGTGCCCGGCGCGGGCGAGTGTTCAAGAAACCGCCGAGGCGGTGCCTGCTGAAGTGGCCGCACTTCTCGTCAACCGAGTTGGCCTCAGCCGTAAGGATATTGCCGGCCTGACCCGCGACGAGGCAATCGGACGGCTCAATCAGTTTTGGACCGAGGGCCGCTGA
- a CDS encoding prevent-host-death protein gives MTASAWFNSVTEGRAHLRKMLDAAARGLPAGLRRDQAAFALVDGERLRRFLEVQARQPEVIAEADGWSIFIPNTPLSADGPTLAEAATDMIDALREYATDWTERLHAAPNHADNWWIPQLSAVSTDDELSSWLTAGQLAGQA, from the coding sequence ATGACAGCCTCTGCTTGGTTCAACAGCGTCACCGAAGGTCGAGCTCACCTAAGGAAAATGCTCGACGCGGCGGCGCGCGGTCTACCAGCGGGGCTACGTCGCGACCAGGCGGCGTTCGCACTCGTCGATGGCGAGCGTCTGCGCCGTTTCCTCGAGGTGCAGGCGCGCCAACCCGAGGTGATCGCCGAAGCTGACGGCTGGTCCATCTTCATTCCTAACACGCCCCTTTCTGCTGATGGCCCCACTTTGGCGGAGGCGGCGACGGACATGATCGACGCTCTGCGTGAGTACGCGACCGACTGGACTGAGCGGCTGCACGCGGCACCTAACCACGCTGATAATTGGTGGATTCCGCAACTCAGTGCGGTGTCTACCGATGACGAGCTCTCGAGCTGGCTGACCGCCGGACAACTGGCAGGCCAGGCGTGA